A stretch of the Coprobacillus cateniformis genome encodes the following:
- the fabZ gene encoding 3-hydroxyacyl-ACP dehydratase FabZ, with translation MLYNSNEIQQIIPHRYPFLLVDCIESISEDGKTIIGRKCVTANEMQFLGHFPDKHVMPGVLIIEALAQTGCVLLLSKAENKGKIGYFAGINKARFKKQVIPGDVLTMKVTLTKEKGGIYFAAIEAKVEDQIAVVGEIMCAVGD, from the coding sequence ATGTTATATAATTCTAATGAAATTCAACAGATCATTCCTCATCGTTACCCATTTTTGTTAGTTGATTGTATTGAGAGTATCAGTGAGGATGGGAAAACAATTATTGGCAGAAAATGTGTAACAGCTAACGAAATGCAGTTTTTAGGACATTTTCCAGATAAACATGTCATGCCAGGAGTACTTATTATTGAAGCACTTGCTCAAACTGGATGTGTACTGCTTCTTTCTAAAGCAGAAAATAAAGGGAAGATTGGATATTTTGCTGGTATCAATAAAGCAAGATTTAAAAAGCAAGTCATTCCAGGTGATGTCTTAACTATGAAAGTAACTTTAACAAAAGAAAAAGGCGGAATCTATTTTGCCGCCATTGAAGCCAAGGTTGAGGATCAAATTGCTGTTGTTGGTGAAATTATGTGTGCTGTTGGTGATTAG
- a CDS encoding biotin--[acetyl-CoA-carboxylase] ligase has protein sequence MENQILKILTNHQGHYISGQDISEKLHVSRMTISTYIKGLKEKGYQIETSTKKGYCLTQNNDIIFIDDIKKQLHPFYQNIDYFDEIESTNQHMKSHAYQQGDIIIADSQTNGKGRNGRSFYSPKQKGIYLSFMLKPTLSIYDSLKITACCAVAAIKAIQKNYPLSPQIKWVNDIMINDFKVAGILCEATIDMNTAQIETMIVGIGINVHHDPMPADLQHIAGCLEDFCDKQAQRQKIIIDFLNIFYDDYTKLSYLSFLDDYRRYSYVLHQDITVYENNTSYPAYVSSINDDASLTLLVDGKQKILKSGEVSIRKTNHQQHT, from the coding sequence ATGGAAAATCAAATATTAAAAATACTAACAAATCATCAAGGTCATTACATTTCCGGACAAGACATCAGTGAAAAACTTCATGTCTCACGGATGACAATATCTACCTATATAAAAGGTTTAAAAGAGAAAGGCTATCAAATAGAAACATCTACAAAAAAAGGATATTGCTTAACACAAAATAATGACATTATATTTATTGATGATATCAAAAAACAACTTCATCCTTTTTATCAAAACATTGACTATTTTGATGAAATTGAGTCAACAAATCAGCATATGAAATCACATGCTTATCAGCAAGGAGACATCATTATTGCTGATTCTCAAACAAATGGAAAAGGAAGAAATGGAAGATCATTTTACTCACCAAAGCAAAAAGGTATTTATCTTTCCTTTATGCTAAAACCTACTCTTTCTATTTATGATTCTTTAAAAATCACTGCCTGTTGTGCAGTTGCAGCAATAAAAGCTATTCAAAAAAACTATCCATTATCACCACAGATCAAATGGGTTAATGATATTATGATCAATGATTTCAAAGTTGCAGGTATACTATGTGAGGCAACAATAGATATGAATACCGCACAAATAGAAACTATGATTGTAGGTATTGGCATCAATGTTCATCATGACCCTATGCCTGCTGATTTACAGCATATTGCAGGATGTTTAGAAGATTTCTGTGACAAACAAGCGCAGCGACAAAAAATCATCATAGATTTTTTAAATATCTTCTATGATGATTATACAAAACTTTCTTATTTATCTTTTTTAGATGACTATCGTCGATACTCATATGTTCTTCATCAGGACATAACTGTTTATGAAAATAATACATCTTATCCTGCTTATGTCTCATCAATTAATGATGATGCAAGTTTAACATTGCTTGTTGATGGCAAACAAAAGATTTTAAAATCTGGTGAAGTAAGTATTCGTAAAACTAATCACCAACAGCACACATAA